The genomic interval TTTGATTTCTTACCTTCCAAATCTTCCAACAACCTCACTCCTAATGGGTTAATTTTTCTTTTAAAAATGGCGCCCATTCTTTTTGAGCTAAATAGGGGAAGTAGCATCTAACAAAATGTCCTTTTTTTACCTCTGTAAATGGCGGAGGCTCTCCTTTTTTGCAGATATCCTTTGCGAATGGGCATCTTGGATGAAATCTACAACCAGAAGGAGGATTTATTGGACTTGGGACTTCTCCTTTTAAAATTATTCTCTTTGGTTTATGCTTTGGAATCAGTCCAGGATTTGAACTAAGCAATGCCCAGGTATAGGGGTGCATAGGAGAATTGAAAATCCTTTTTGTATCTGTTAACTCCACTATTTTCCCCAGGTATATAACTGCAATCCTATCACTTATCACACTAATAACAGCTAAATCATGAGAAATAAAAAGATAGGTTAAATTATGCTCCTTTTGTAGTTTTTTTAGAAGTTTAAGAATTTTTGCCTGAACTGATACATCCAGGGCAGATGTTGGCTCATCCAGTACTATAACCTTAGGGCCCATAGCTAATGTCCTTGCAATTGTAATCCTCTGAAGTTGACCTCCACTAAAAGCATGTCTAAATCTGCTAAGATGTTCTTCTTCTAACCCAACTTCTCTGATTAGTTCCAAAACTCTTTCTTTTAATTCTTTTTCGTCTTTTACAAGACTATGTTCTTTTAAGGACTCTCCAATAACATCTGCTATTGTCATCCTCGGATCAATTGAAGCCTTTGGATTTTGAAAGACGATCTGTATGTCTTTTCTTGTTTCTTTTAATTTTTTCCCCTGTATATGAGTAATCTCTCTTCCATCAAAATATATCCTTCCCTCTGTAGGCACAAGAAGTCTATCAACAGTCCTCCCTAAGGTTGTCTTCCCACATCCTGATTCCCCAACCAAACCCAAAGTTTCTCCTTTGTTAACAATAAAACTAACCCCATCAATAGCTTTAACATATCCTACTATTCTTTTTAGAAACCCCTTTTTTACAGGAAAATATTTTTTAAGATTTTCAACTTGTATAA from Nitrospinota bacterium carries:
- a CDS encoding oligopeptide/dipeptide ABC transporter ATP-binding protein — its product is MGGLIQVENLKKYFPVKKGFLKRIVGYVKAIDGVSFIVNKGETLGLVGESGCGKTTLGRTVDRLLVPTEGRIYFDGREITHIQGKKLKETRKDIQIVFQNPKASIDPRMTIADVIGESLKEHSLVKDEKELKERVLELIREVGLEEEHLSRFRHAFSGGQLQRITIARTLAMGPKVIVLDEPTSALDVSVQAKILKLLKKLQKEHNLTYLFISHDLAVISVISDRIAVIYLGKIVELTDTKRIFNSPMHPYTWALLSSNPGLIPKHKPKRIILKGEVPSPINPPSGCRFHPRCPFAKDICKKGEPPPFTEVKKGHFVRCYFPYLAQKEWAPFLKEKLTH